From a region of the Takifugu flavidus isolate HTHZ2018 chromosome 18, ASM371156v2, whole genome shotgun sequence genome:
- the cntnap1 gene encoding contactin-associated protein 1: MTCKTLTICLLFWGFQHCLSRECVDPLVSGLYASSFLASSRYNFLYSANFAKLYGSSGWSPSPRDRQPWLQVDLGRKYRLRAIATQGTFNSYDWVTKYALLYGDRPDSWTPYVMKGGNQTLPGNWNYYQIKRNVFHYAFTAKHIRLIPLAWNTENGGKIGVRLELFGCSYDSYVLQYNGDDSVVYMYPGKRSRTLQDHIAINFKTLEQDGVLLHSEGIQGDLFTLELKRGRLYLHISLGSSVIHKVDGRITLSAGSLLDNLHWHYVTIKRYGRQVNFTVDSQTVTGICNGEFTHLDLDTQLYVGGVIEQNLPHLPSTPNFRGCLENVFINGVNVIDKARREDPEIRIPGKKKMHFACRDILLKPMTFAGPNNYLQVPGFFRRPRMFVKFKFRSWDYTGLLMFTRFADDLGALELGLSEGQINVTIFQPGKKKLQFGAGYRLNDGYWHTVDLAARDNLLTLTIDEEEGSPLKITNPFTIRTGDRYFFGGCPQTNNTVRKCETKLNRFHGCMQHIFIDNEQLDIDIILQRQWGRYAELLLGTCGITDRCSPNPCEHEGRCIQSWDDFICLCENTGYKGEVCHMSVYKESCEAYRLSGKYWSGNYTIDPDLSGPLKPFEVYCKMKSYKSWTVIMHDRVAGTSVTGTSIEQPYIGNVNYWNASWDEVSALANTSTYCEQWIDYSCYKSRLLNTPDGRPFGYWIGRDNVSHYYWGGTFREVQMCGCAINQSCTDPRFQCNCDADYRQWYSDKGYLDFRDHLPVRRVVVGDTNRTGSEAKFYVGPLRCHGDRNIWNTIAFVKPTYITFPTFRPGSSADISFHFKTYRSHGVFLENSDDQLRNFIRIELNTTHNLVFIFMVGDGILNATLNSPVPLNDNEWHFVQAEINVKLARIKVDYQPWAVRRFPGQTFVTMEFTHPLLVGAANRTLRPFLGCLRGLRMNGVPLDLEGKVNEEQGIRRNCTGQCLNATIPCRNSGQCIEGYASYTCDCNNTAFDGFYCHKDIGAYFELGSWLRYNIRKKPVSDEAAWANWIDPHYDNFSLGYNDTADDIEFSFSTVYKPAVLLYISSFVQDYIAVILTTEGTVDLRYKLGLITHKYQLTNRNLADGFPHYINITRHNRTIKTQVDYMEPAVEKITLVEDARFDSPKSMFLGRVMELGDIDYDIQKHNAPGFIGCISGVRYNVYAPLKAFFRPNETDPPVTTQGYISESVCGAFPPVLGYVPWEADPWFTGIEYFYIHDDIGLFWLTVVAILALLLLFGGLYSIYVYAYQQKGSYRTNEPKNLGSPSSSRPLTETLRREKKNLPEIEEEFRSG; encoded by the exons CCGTCCCCCAGGGACAGACAGCCATGGCTTCAGGTGGATCTGGGCAGAAAGTATCGGCTGAGGGCCATCGCCACTCAAGGGACCTTCAACTCATATGACTGGGTCACCAAGTACGCTCTGCTGTATGGAGACCGACCGGACTCTTGGACTCCATATGTAATGAAAGGAGGAAACCAA ACTCTGCCTGGGAACTGGAATTATTATCAAATCAAGAGGAATGTCTTCCATTACGCCTTCACAGCGAAACATATTCGTCTGATTCCCCTGGCCTGGAACACGGAAAATGGGGGGAAGATCGGCGTTCGGCTGGAGCTGTTTGGCTGTTCTTATG ACTCCTACGTGCTACAGTACAACGGAGATGACTCAGTGGTGTACATGTACCCAGGAAAGAGGTCCCGTACGCTCCAGGACCATATCGCCATAAACTTTAAAACTCTGGAGCAGGATGGGGTCTTGTTACACAGTGAGGGGATCCAGGGAGACCTTTTCACCCTGGAACTCAAGAGGGGCCGTCTTTACCTCCACATCAGCCTGG GAAGCAGTGTAATCCACAAAGTTGATGGCCGGATTACACTGTCTGCTGGAAGCCTTCTCGATAATCTGCACTGGCACTACGTCACGATAAAACGCTATGGGCGACAGGTGAACTTTACTGTGGACAGTCAGACGGTGACGGGCATCTGCAACGGGGAGTTCACACACCTGGATCTGGATACACAG TTGTATGTTGGAGGCGTCATAGAGCAAAATCTGCCTCACTTGCCCTCAACCCCAAATTTCCGGGGCTGCCTGGAGAACGTTTTCATCAATGGAGTCAACGTCATTGACAAGGCCCGGAGAGAAGACCCTGAAATCCGGATCCCAGGAAAG aaaaaaatgcattttgccTGCAGGGATATTTTGCTCAAACCAATGACCTTTGCGGGGCCGAACAACTACCTGCAGGTACCGGGCTTTTTCAGGAGGCCCCGTATGTTTGTCAAGTTCAAGTTCCGCTCCTGGGACTACACGGGGCTTCTTATGTTCACGCGGTTTGCTGACGACCTGGGTGCACTCGAGCTCGGCCTAAGTGAGGGACAAATTAATGTCACCATATTCCAGCCTGGCAAGAAGAAGCTTCAGTTCGGAGCAG GTTACAGGTTAAATGACGGCTACTGGCATACAGTGGATTTGGCGGCGAGAGACAACCTGTTGACCCTCACAATTGACGAGGAAGAGGGCTCCCCCCTCAAAATCACCAATCCTTTCACAATCCGGACGGGGGACCGCTACTTTTTCGGAG GTTGTCCACAAACCAATAACACAGTAAGGAAGTGTGAAACTAAGCTGAACCGCTTCCATGGATGCATGCAGCACATCTTCATCGACAACGAACAACTGGACATCGATATCATACTTCAGCGACAGTGGGGGCGCTATGCTGAGCTGTTGTTGGGCACGTGCGGCATTACAGACAG GTGCAGTCCAAATCCATGCGAGCACGAAGGCAGGTGCATCCAGTCCTGGGACgactttatttgtttgtgtgagaATACAGGTTATAAAGGAGAAGTGTGCCACATGT CTGTTTATAAAGAGTCCTGTGAGGCGTACAGATTAAGCGGCAAGTACTGGTCAGGGAACTACACGATCGATCCGGATCTCAGTGGGCCATTGAAACCGTTTGAAGTGTATTGCAAAATGAAAT CCTATAAAAGTTGGACGGTGATCATGCACGACCGTGTGGCCGGCACCTCGGTGACTGGCACTTCCATAGAGCAGCCATATATAGGCAACGTCAACTACTGGAACGCCTCCTGGGACGAAGTCTCTGCTCTGGCCAACACCTCCACGTACTGCGAGCAGTGGATTGACTACTCTTGCTACAAGTCCCGTCTCCTCAACACACCCG ACGGGAGACCATTTGGCTATTGGATTGGTCGTGATAATGTCAGCCATTATTACTGGGGAGGAACCTTCAGGGAGGTCCAAATGTGCGGCTGCGCCATCAACCAAAGCTGCACCGACCCAAGGTTTCAGTGCAACTGTGATGCTGACTACAGACAATG GTACTCGGATAAGGGTTACTTGGACTTTAGAGACCACCTGCCTGTGAGGAGGGTGGTCGTGGGAGACACAAACAGGACTGGATCCGAAGCAAAGTTCTACGTTGGGCCCCTCCGTTGCCACGGCGACA GAAACATCTGGAACACGATCGCCTTTGTCAAGCCCACCTACATAACCTTTCCTACCTTCAGACCCGGCTCCAGCGCCGACATTTCCTTCCACTTCAAAACCTATCGAAGCCACGGCGTCTTCTTGGAGAACTCTGACGATCAACTTCGAAACTTCATCAGAATAGAACTAAACA CCACCCATAACCTCGTGTTCATATTCATGGTCGGGGATGGAATCCTCAATGCTACACTAAATTCCCCGGTACCGCTCAATGACAACGAGTGGCACTTTGTTCAGGCAGAGATTAATGTGAAACTGGCTCGGATCAAGGTTGATTATCAGCCCTGGGCTGTTAGACGTTTCCCGGGTCAGACCTTTGTCACCATGGAGTTCACACATCCTCTCTTAGTAG GTGCAGCCAACCGTACTCTGAGACCTTTCTTAGGTTGCCTCCGGGGGTTACGCATGAACGGCGTTCCTCTCGATCTGGAGGGTAAAGTCAACGAGGAGCAGGGTATAAGGAGGAACTGCACCGGGCAGTGCCTCAATGCGACCATACCCTGCCGAAACAGTGGGCAGTGCATCGAAGGCTACGCGTCCTACACCTGCGATTGTAACAACACTGCTTTTGATGGCTTTTACTGCCATAAAG ACATTGGGGCCTATTTTGAGCTTGGCTCTTGGTTGAGGTACAACATACGAAAGAAGCCGGTGTCAGACGAAGCGGCGTGGGCCAACTGGATCGACCCGCACTACGACAACTTCAGCCTGGGCTACAATGATACGGCAGATGACATCGAGTTCAGCTTCAGCACCGTCTACAAGCCAGCTGTGTTACTCTACATCAGCTCCTTTGTGCAGGACTACATCGCTGTTATCCTCACAACAGAGG GGACCGTAGATCTGCGCTATAAACTGGGGCTCATAACACACAAGTACCAGCTGACTAACCGAAACCTGGCAGATGGATTCCCACATTACATCAACATCACCAGACataacagaaccatcaaaacgCAG GTGGATTACATGGAGCCCGCAGTGGAAAAGATAACCTTGGTGGAGGATGCTAGGTTTGATTCTCCAAAGTCCATGTTTCTCGGCAGAGTCATGG agctCGGTGACATTGACTATGACATTCAGAAGCACAACGCCCCCGGCTTCATCGGCTGTATATCTGGGGTGCGATACAACGTTTATGCCCCTTTAAAGGCTTTCTTCCGTCCAAACGAAACAGACCCTCCTGTAACCACGCAAGGCTACATTTCTGAGTCGGTATGTGGTGCTTTCCCTCCTGTGCTGGGTTATGTACCATGGGAGGCAGACCCGTGGTTTACTGGCATAG agtATTTCTATATCCACGATGACATTGGACTGTTTTGGTTAACAG TCGTAGCcatcctggctctgctgctgctctttggaGGTCTGTACAGCATCTATGTCTATGCGTATCAACAGAAGGGCAGCTACCGCACGAATGAACCCAAGAACCTGGGctcccccagcagctccaggccgCTGACTGAGAcactgaggagagaaaaaaagaacctcCCAGAAattgaagaggaattcaggagtGGCTAG